In Nocardia sp. NBC_01327, the genomic stretch GGTCGCCAAGTGGCGCGCCGAGAAGTCCTGGGCCGACCGGGTCACCCTGGTGCACGCGCTCATCGGCTGGGTGCGCGGCACCGGGCTCATGGGCCATAACGATCCGCTGGTCGCCGCCGTCGAGAAGGCCGGGGTGCACACCTGGTCCACCGAGCAGATGGCCGATGAGCTGCTCAAGTGGTGCACGTCGCGGGCTCGCGTCGTCACCGCCGGCGGCCCGCAGCAGATCGATCTGACCGGTGGCCTGGCGCGCGCCAAGCTGGATCTGTCCGCGCTGGCCAAGGAGAGCTTGGAAGGCGCTGCGGCGGAAGAGGATATCGAGGAAGGCCCGGTCACCATCGCGGCACTCCCGGCCCCGCCCACCCTGAGCTCCAAGCTGCCGGTCCCCGAATGGGGTTCGGTGACAGCCGATCTCGACGATATGGTCGTCATCGTCGGCGCGGGCGAGCTCGGCCCCTACGGTTCGGCGCGCACCCGCTTCGAGATGGAGGTCTCCGACCAGCTCTCCGCCGCGGGCGTACTGGAGCTGGCGTGGACCACCGGTCTGGTCACCTGGGAGAACGAGCCCAAGGCCGGCTGGTACGACACCGAATCCGGTGACTACGTCGACGAATCCGAGCTGGCCGAGCGCTACCACGACACCGTGGTCGAGCGCTGCGGCGTCCGCCGGTACGCCGACGACGGCGCCATGGTCGACAACACCGCACCGCTGCTCACCTCGGTCTTCCTGGACAAGGACCTGTCCTTCGTGGTGAACAGCGAGGCCGAGGCCCGCAGTTTCTACGCCGCCAACCCGGAGCAGACCGTCATCACGCCGGTCGAGGGCACCGGCGACTGGCAGGTGACACGCAAGGCGGGCACCGAGATTCGGGTGCCGCGCAAGGCGAAGCTGTCCCGGGTGGTCGGTGGACAGATCCCCACCGGCTGGGACCCCACCCGGTTCGGCATCTCCGCCGATATGGCCGGTTCGGTCGACCGGGTCGCGCTGTGGAACATCGTCTGCACCGTGGACGCGTTCCTCGGCTCGGGTTTCAGCCCGGCCGAGCTCATGCAGTGGGTGCACCCGTCGCTGGTGGCGAACACCCAGGGCACCGGTATGGGCGGCATGTCGTCCATGCGGTCGCTGTACATCGACAATCTGCTCGGTGAGTCGCGGGCCAACGACATCCTGCAGGAGGCGCTGCCGAACGTCGCTCTGGCGCACGTGGTTCAGAGCTATGTGGGCAGCTACGGCGGCATGATCCACCCGGTCGCCGCCTGCGCCACCGCCGCGGTCTCCGTCGAGGAGGGCGTGGACAAGATCAAGCTCGGCAAGGCCGATCTGGTCGTCGCCGGCGGTTACGACGATCTCGGCATCGAAGGCATTGTCGGCTTCGGTGATATGTCCGCCACCGCCGATTCGGCCGTCATGTCCGCCAAGGGCATCAGCGACCGCTACTTCTCCCGGGCCAACGATCGCCGCCGCGGCGGCTTCGTCGAATCCATGGGCGGCGGAACGGTGCTGCTGGCTCGCGGCAGCGTCGCGCTGGAAATGGGCCTGCCGGTGCTCGGTGTGGTCGCGTACGCCCAGTCCTTCGCGGACGGCGTGCACACCTCCATCCCGGCCCCCGGCCTGGGTGCGCTCGGTGCGGGTCGCGGCGGCGCGGAGTCCAAGCTGGCCAAGGAACTTCGCAAGCTGGGTGTGGCGGCGGACGAGGTCGCGGTGATCTCCAAGCACGACACCTCCACGGCCGCAAACGATCCCAATGAGTCCGAGCTGCACGAGCGGCTGGCGACTGCCATCGGCCGCTCGGAAGGCGCACCGCTGTTCGTGATTTCGCAGAAGACCCTCACCGGTCATGCGAAGGGCGGCGCGGCGGCCTTCCAGATGATCGGCCTGTGCCAGGTGCTGGAGCAGGGCGTCATCCCGCCCAACCGCAGCCTCGACTGCGTGGACGAGAAGATGCAGGCGTACCCGCACCTGGTATGGGTCCGCGAGGCCATGGACCTGGGCGAGCGCTTCCCGCTCAAGGCCGGTCTGGTCACCTCGCTCGGCTTCGGGCACGTCTCCGGCCTGGTGGCGATCGTGCACCCGCAGGCGTTCATCGCGGCCCTGGATCCGGACAAGCGCGAGGCGTACCAGCGTCGGGCCGAGGAGCGTCAGCTCAACGGCCGGCAGCGCCTCACCGAGGCCATGTGCGGCGGCGCCCCGCTGTACGAGCGCCCGGCGGATCGCCGCCTCGGCGGCGACGGCACCCCCGCCAAGAAGTCGCGCCAGCTGGAAGCCGACATGCTGCTCTCGGCCCAGGCCCGACTGGGTACGGACGCAACGTATGTCGCGGTTCCGCCCGGACCGGCGTGCCGGTAACAATCGACAGATTTGCGCCGCACCACCTGCGGCGCAACTGAACTCATGACCGGTGGAGCCTGTGAATGCGTAGGCTCCACCGCAGTTGATTGGGCGCTCATGACTGTCTCCCATCAATTGATCGTTGTGAGGTCGGGAAGTGCGTTGGAATGGTCCGGACAATTCGGATTGTGTGAAAACCACTGTTTCGGAACGGATTTCGTCTTCCAATCGACAAATTGTAGTGATAGCGTTCGAATATGCGTTCGAATGCACAGGCTCGCGCCGCCGTCGTCACCGAACGCGTGGTGGCACGGCAATTCGCGTTCACCACTCGCGCATATATGGCGGTCGATGAGGTGAGTGGGGAATCGGTCGGGCTCGACGAGGTCGACACACGAACCGGTTGGCTGCTGAGCCTGATCGCCTGTGCGGGAGCCGAACTGGTGGCCCGGCTGTGGCAGCCGGGGACCTTCGATGTGCTTGCCGCCGGTCGTGACCTACAAGGTCGCAAGTTGCCTGCGCAAGGGCATGTGGCCGCGGCCCGATTGGGGTGGACGCCCTGTTACCCGGACGGGATATATGTGCCGTCGCGGGTGACCCGGGTGGTGACCGCACAGGTCACCAGTACCCTGCGGACCCTCGCCTACCGCGACACTGCGATCGGCGTGCTCTGTTCCCGATTCGACTCGGACACAGGCCGGTTGGCGCCAGCCACCGGCTCCGAGGTCTGTGTGCCGTCGGGCTTCGCGCGGGGAGTGTGCCGTCAGCTCGCCGCCCGCTCCCGCCGCAGCGAAGGTACGCAAGCAACGTGGTTGCGGATCACCGACCTGCAGGGTCCACCACAGATCGCTGCATTGGCCCGACTTTCCGCTGCTGATCGGCAGCTCGCTCAGCTCACTGTGGCAGGCGGCGAGTTGGTGTTGACGGTGAAGTTGCCGACCTGCCCAGCCCCGGCCGGGCGGGCGCAGTGGCGGTGGGTGCGGTTGACCGCCGCGATCCCGGAGCACCTGCATGGGCGGCCGGTCACCGATTGGCATCTGCCGAGCCTGGTCTTGGACCGTGGGGGTGTGCTGTGGCGGTGTGCGGGGACCGAAATGGTGCCCGCAGCCGACCCGGCCGCGGGGACTGTCGCGGTAGGAGTCGATTGGTCCCCGTCCGCCCTCGGTGTCGCCGCCCTCGTGGCCGAAGGGCCAAACGGGTTGTCCTCGGACTTCCATGGTTGGACATACGATGACCGGGGGCTTGGGGTGAAACTGGCGCGCCTGCAAACCGAAGGCCAAATGCTGCATCGCAAGTCAGCGCGACTGAGGCAGCTCGCCCTCTCGGCTTCGCCCGAGGTCTGTGACAGGCTCGAGTCGAAGATCGCGGTGCTCGAGGCGCACCGCGGTGCGGTGGGTGCCAAAAGGCGGAAAATCAACCGGGAGTTGGCGTTCCACTTCGCCTCCCAAGTCACCGCTTATTCCGTCGCGGCGGGCGCGCAACTCATTGCGGTGGAGGACCTCACTACCCTCGAAACCCGTTCACATGGGCGGGTCAACAACAACCGAGCCGCGCAGTCCGCCCGCCGCCAAGCTGTCGTTGCCCTCGCGCACACCGCCGCCGGGGTTGGCATTGCAGTGGTTTCCGTGCCTGCGAGGGGATCGTCCGCGTGGTGTCCGGGCTGCGACGAACCGCTCTCGCGCCCGGGCGGTTACCACAGTGCCTGGTGCGTGCGCTGCGAGGTCGGGGGTAATCGTGATCATATGGCGGGTATCAACTTGGCCAAACGTGTGTTGCTGGGTAAAACCAATGTGACTCGCCGGCGTGGGCAGATGCCGACGATCCGGGTGACCGAGCACGCACCGGTGCGGCGGTGTCGGGATAAAGCAAGCCCGACACCGCGTCAGCCGCGGCACCGCAGGGTGCGCTGTAGTTCACCCGCCATGACCGAACGGGTGGGGGTGAATTCGAATCAGTCTGTTCCTGCATCACAAGCGTCGATGTGGGACACGGTCAAACCTGTAGCGCCGCAAGGCGTTGCCGGTAGCCGTGACACACGTACATCTGTACTGTCTGCGACCGCAGTGGCAGACAGTATGAGATCTACGTAGACGCTCCGCTGGTATGTTGCCCCCAATCGACTGCATCGAGAGAAAGAATCGAGGAGTCTCGAACAGTGACGATCCTTGGTATCGGACTGGACTTGGTATGCATTTCCGAGTTCGCCGAACAGCTGGAACGTCCCGGATCCACCATGATCCGGGAGACCTTCACCGCCGGTGAGCGGCGCTATTGCCAAAGCAAAGGCACCGACCCGGCCCGCAGTTACGCCGCCCGGTGGGCCGCTAAGGAGGCCGTCATCAAGGCGTGGGCTTCCTCGCGCTTCGCCCGCAGCCCGCAGATCGGCGACAATCCGTATCCGCTCATCGAGGTCGTCAATGACGCCTGGGGGCGCCCCAGCATCAAATTGCACGGACTCACAGCGGAATTCCTGCCCCGGGTACGGGTGCACCTGTCGCTGACGCACGACGGCGATACGGCGGCCGCCATGGTGGTGCTGGAGGATCCGGGCGAACTGGCCGACCTCATCCAGGGCTGAACGGCGGGGCGGGTCAGAATTTGTCGGGCTCGAGCGGCAGGCGCTGCCCGCCCGTCCGTGATTCCTTCTCGGCGATCAGCAGATACGCGACCATGAGTCGCTTGAGCTCGGCGACCGCGTCCTCGTGGCTGAGGCCGTCCTGGACCGAGAAATTCAGCATCGAATAGACGACGTGCACCAGCACCTGCGCCATCATCGAACGACGGCCGCGCGGGGTGCGGGGCATGAGCGAGCGCAACATCTGCGCTACCGCCTCGGCGAATTCCTTCTCGTGAATCGCGCCGGTGGCCCGCGTCGAGGGTGTCGACTGCATGGCCAGCCACACCTCGCGCCGGGACGGATCGGTCATCCACAGTTCGGCGAGGTGATCGACCAGCGCGTTCATATGCCGCAGCCAGTCCATGGACGGGATCTCGCCGTGGAAGTCGGCCAGCTCCTGTGAAACCGCAACCAGGTCTTGGCGATTGAGCTCGCAGACGATGACGTACTTGTTGGCGAAGAATTGGTAGAGGGTGCCGATCGGCACTTCCGCGCGGGCCGCGACCTCTTCGCAGGTGAACGATTCGAAGCCGACCTCGACCAGCAGTTCGCGGGAGGACTGCAGCAGCGCGTCGAACTTGCGCTTGCTCCGCTCCTGCGTCGGCCGGCGGCGCGGCATCAGCTCCTGCGGATCATCCTGCAACTCCAACGCAGGGTCCGGTCGCCGCGTCGACCTGGTTCCCGTGCGTGCTTCCACGTTCAACAGCCTAGAGGTAGCGACACTCCGATGACACGCTGCGGTAGTTCGTGTGTCCCTATGTCGCGGCGGATTTCTACCCATCCGCGCCGGGAATGGTGACGAACCTTCATCGCAGCTGCTTCTCAGCTGCATGTCTCAGGGCTGATTTCACCATCGGGTCGTTTGACCTGTCGGGGTTCATTTCACTGAAAGCACGACGACGTTGGAAGGCTGATCTGTGGTTGCTCCTGCTGTTGTTCGTTCCGCGGTGACCATCGGCGTTGCCACCGAGCGCGGTACCGTGCGCGCCGTGGCACTCGCCGATGACGGTGACAAGTTGCCAGAACGCGTGGTCATGGAACGCGTCGAGAAGATCACCGGTGAGACGAAGGCCGATCTGGCCGCCGCGGTCGAACTGGTGCTGGAGGAGATCGCGGGCAAGCTCGGCCCGGATCGGGAGATCCTGGGTGCGGCCGTCGCCTACCGCGATGCCGCCGAGCGCCGGGCCATCGTCACCCGCCTGGCCGCGGGGCCGTGGCGGGAGGCCTCACTGGTCTCCGCGAAGGCCGCGCACCTGTCCGTGGCGCGCGCCATGACGTGGGTGGACGAATTCGACGATCTCGCCATCTGCGAGGTGGTGCCGGGTTCGCAGGCGTTCTCGCTCATCGATTCCGGGCGCAACCGGGTGCTCGCGGCGGTGTCGCTCACCGGCGGCGGTACCACGGAGGAGGCCATGCGGGCCGCCGTGACGGCCGCCTGGGATCAGTTCGACGCGGCCGGTGTGAAGCCGGACGCGGTGGTGCTGATCGGTTCCGCCGCAAGCGAACCCGCGGTCAAGGCGGCGCTGGAGGCCGGTTTCGGGGCGCCCGTCATTCCGTGCTCCGTCGCCGCGGCCGCACCGGCCGTCGGCGCGGCGCTGTCCGCCATGCCGGAGGCCGAGTACGCGGGCGAGGCCGCCGAGCGCATTCGCCGCGCCCGGGGCACCGCCGCACTTTTCGCCGCGGCCAGCGTGCTCGCGGGTGGTCTCGTCGCGGGCGGAGTGTATGCGGCGAGCGGTAATTCGAAGTCGGTGCCCGAACCGATGCTGACCGATTCCCGGGTGTCCGCGGACGCGCGCACCGGTGGCAGTGACCATCCGATCGTGCAACCCGGTGTCGAAACCGGAGCGGCGGGCACTCCCGCGGACGGTCAGCCGGGTGCTCCGGCCGCACCGTCCGATGCGAGCGCGCCGGTCTCGGAACAGCCCGCCCCGGAGAACCCGCCCGCGCCGGATGTCATCACCATCGACCCGGCGGCCATGAACTGGGGTCCGACGAATCCCGATGCAGGGCACTGGCGTCCGTCCAAGCCGCTGGTGAAGTCGCAGCCGGAGCCGGAGACGGGCCTGTATCAGGACTCCATTCTCCCCGCGCCGACGCACGCGGCCGCGCTCACCGATACCGGCCTCTTCTCGGGCGAGACCGCACCGCCCGCGCTGAACACGCCGGAGTTCGCCAAGTGGTGGGACAACCACTGGAACATGATGCTGCAGTGGGCAGCAGCGCAGATGCTGCCGCGCGGCGTCTAGAACTGGGTCCCTGTCAGGGGAACCGGGTCTCGGCAGTGCGGCTGTGTCGAGGTGGAAGAGTCCCGGCCCGGGTTGGGGGTCGGGACTCTTCCTGTTGCGCGGCGGCTATACCGACAGGTCGCGGCGCAGCTTGGCGACGTGTCCGGTGGCGCGCACGTTGTACTGCGCCACCTCGATCTTGCCGTTCTCGTCCACCAGGAAGGTGGAGCGGATCACTCCGGTGACGGTTTTGCCGTACATGGTCTTCTCACCGAACGCTCCGTACGCGAGCAGTACGGACTTATCCGGATCCGAGAGCAGCGGGAAGGTCAGACCTTCGGCATCCCGGAACTTGGCCAGCTTGGCGGGCTTATCGGGGGAGATGCCGAGGACTTCGAGCCCGGCCTCGTTCAATTCGGCCAGGCTGTCGCGGAAGTCGCAGGCCTGTTTGGTACAGCCGGGCGTGCTCGCGGCCGGGTAGAAATACACGATCACCTTGCGGCCGCGGTAGTCGGCCAGCGACACCTCCTTGCCGTCCGCATCGGGAAGAGTGAACGCGGGCGCGATATCGCCGGGACTGAGTCGGGGGTTCTCGGTCATGCCGACACCGTAGTAGACCGGTCCGGCGCGATGTGAGCGATACACTCCACAGCAGGTCGGCTCGTACCCGGGCGCGCTGAGCGATCCCTGGCGACCGACGCGCGAGCGACCTCGAGACGACAGTGCCGCTGAGCGCGGCTTGCAGACAGGAGTGTGACGTGGCCAGAGATACCGAGGCGATCGAGCGGGAGATCGAGGCCGCACGGAGCCGGCTCGCCAGCACCCTCGACGAACTGGCGGTGCGGGCCGATCCGCAGCGATTGGCCGACAACACCAAGCATGCGCTGATCGCGAAGGTGAATGAGCCGAAGATCAAATACAGCCTGATCGGCGCGGGTGCGCTGATCGTGACGCTGGTACTGGTCAAGATCTTCCGCTGAGCAGAACACAGGCTGAGTAGAACAAAAAACACCCGGTGCCCACTGTTGGCACCGGGTGTTTTTTGTCGAATAAGCAGGTGGTACCGGATCAGACTGTCGGGCAGGCCATTCCGGTGCCGTCGGGATCGAGGTTCGGACCGTAACCGGGCTCACCGCGGAAGAGCGGCGCGCGCCCGGCTGCCCGGGCCTCGTCGCAGTTGCGGAATTGGCCGCCTGCGGAACCGGTCTGGGCGAGATTGGCCGAACCGGTCGCGCCCGAGCCGGTGTCGATTACCGAGGAACCGGTACCGGACGACCCGGTCGGCACGGGCCCATCGGCGAGGGCAAGGGCGGCGGGGGCTGCAAGAGTCGTCAGTCCCGCGACGCTGGCGGTGACGAGAAGCCGGCGAACGTTCATGTATTCCTCAATGTCGGCGCAATGGGTTGGTGGCGGCCCGATTCGGCGCGGATGCCACCCTTGCCGCGGTGGTGCGGCACGGTGGCCGGTACGGGTCCGGCGTCTACAGTTCCGGCGGAACGTTGCATTGTCAACCGGTATGGCTATTCATCCAGGTAAATAGCCATGCGACAGACCGCCGACGGGATGTGTTCCGCTGGAACATGTCCCATTTGTCCTGTGGCAGACACTGTATCGTGACGCGGGGTCGTACATCCTGTGAGGACTCGCAGAGTTTCCTGCAGATCCACCGCGATCACATCGCCCGAACCCCTATTCGCCCAATCGCCTGCCGCGAAGATGTTCCGCCGGAACATGTCCCATGCGCCCCGCCTGAAAATCCTCGATGGCGTCGATGATTTCCTGTCGCGAGTTCATGACGAACGGACCGTGCTGCACCACCGGTTCCCGAATCGGCTGTCCGCCGAGCAGGAGCACCTCCATATCTCCGGTGCGCGTGTCCTGGTGTGCGTCGGCCGCGACCGTGAGGGCATCACCGCGGCCCAGCACCACCAGCTGTCCGGCGGTGACCGGGCGGCGCTCCACACCGACCGTGCCGCTGCCGGAGACCACGTAGACCATGGCGGTGAACTGTTGCGGCCACAGGGTTTCCAGCTGTCCGCCCGGACTGAGGGAGGCGTGGGCGTACGCGATCGGGGTGTGCGTGGAGCCGGGTCCCTCGAAGCCGCCGATATTTCCGGCGATGATGCGCAGCAGTGCCCCGCCGTCGTGCGAGCTGACGAGAGTGAGGTCACCGGCCTCCTAGCTGGGGCGAAGTGCCTGTAAGTGACCGGGCTCGCCTTTGGTGTCCATGTCAACCATGGGGGGATACTATGTATTCCATGACCCGCTGGCTGAGTGAACAGGAACAGGCGACCTGGCAGTCGTTCATTCGCATGCGGCAGCGGCTGGATGCGGCGCTGGCCACCGGTCTCGCCCAGGACGGCCTGTCGATGTCGGACTACGAAGTACTGGTGGCGCTTTCGGCCGCCGGCGGGCAATTGCGC encodes the following:
- a CDS encoding zinc ribbon domain-containing protein codes for the protein MAVDEVSGESVGLDEVDTRTGWLLSLIACAGAELVARLWQPGTFDVLAAGRDLQGRKLPAQGHVAAARLGWTPCYPDGIYVPSRVTRVVTAQVTSTLRTLAYRDTAIGVLCSRFDSDTGRLAPATGSEVCVPSGFARGVCRQLAARSRRSEGTQATWLRITDLQGPPQIAALARLSAADRQLAQLTVAGGELVLTVKLPTCPAPAGRAQWRWVRLTAAIPEHLHGRPVTDWHLPSLVLDRGGVLWRCAGTEMVPAADPAAGTVAVGVDWSPSALGVAALVAEGPNGLSSDFHGWTYDDRGLGVKLARLQTEGQMLHRKSARLRQLALSASPEVCDRLESKIAVLEAHRGAVGAKRRKINRELAFHFASQVTAYSVAAGAQLIAVEDLTTLETRSHGRVNNNRAAQSARRQAVVALAHTAAGVGIAVVSVPARGSSAWCPGCDEPLSRPGGYHSAWCVRCEVGGNRDHMAGINLAKRVLLGKTNVTRRRGQMPTIRVTEHAPVRRCRDKASPTPRQPRHRRVRCSSPAMTERVGVNSNQSVPASQASMWDTVKPVAPQGVAGSRDTRTSVLSATAVADSMRST
- the acpS gene encoding holo-ACP synthase AcpS; this encodes MTILGIGLDLVCISEFAEQLERPGSTMIRETFTAGERRYCQSKGTDPARSYAARWAAKEAVIKAWASSRFARSPQIGDNPYPLIEVVNDAWGRPSIKLHGLTAEFLPRVRVHLSLTHDGDTAAAMVVLEDPGELADLIQG
- a CDS encoding TetR/AcrR family transcriptional regulator — protein: MPRRRPTQERSKRKFDALLQSSRELLVEVGFESFTCEEVAARAEVPIGTLYQFFANKYVIVCELNRQDLVAVSQELADFHGEIPSMDWLRHMNALVDHLAELWMTDPSRREVWLAMQSTPSTRATGAIHEKEFAEAVAQMLRSLMPRTPRGRRSMMAQVLVHVVYSMLNFSVQDGLSHEDAVAELKRLMVAYLLIAEKESRTGGQRLPLEPDKF
- the bcp gene encoding thioredoxin-dependent thiol peroxidase codes for the protein MTENPRLSPGDIAPAFTLPDADGKEVSLADYRGRKVIVYFYPAASTPGCTKQACDFRDSLAELNEAGLEVLGISPDKPAKLAKFRDAEGLTFPLLSDPDKSVLLAYGAFGEKTMYGKTVTGVIRSTFLVDENGKIEVAQYNVRATGHVAKLRRDLSV
- a CDS encoding DUF3618 domain-containing protein, which codes for MARDTEAIEREIEAARSRLASTLDELAVRADPQRLADNTKHALIAKVNEPKIKYSLIGAGALIVTLVLVKIFR
- a CDS encoding excalibur calcium-binding domain-containing protein gives rise to the protein MNVRRLLVTASVAGLTTLAAPAALALADGPVPTGSSGTGSSVIDTGSGATGSANLAQTGSAGGQFRNCDEARAAGRAPLFRGEPGYGPNLDPDGTGMACPTV
- a CDS encoding pirin family protein gives rise to the protein MLRIIAGNIGGFEGPGSTHTPIAYAHASLSPGGQLETLWPQQFTAMVYVVSGSGTVGVERRPVTAGQLVVLGRGDALTVAADAHQDTRTGDMEVLLLGGQPIREPVVQHGPFVMNSRQEIIDAIEDFQAGRMGHVPAEHLRGRRLGE